In the Bacillus shivajii genome, one interval contains:
- a CDS encoding SpoIIIAH-like family protein, giving the protein MVLKRQTVWLLTMLSLIIVLSVYYISMDRIDNQYAIDNEEVTGEEMDNEGVGIEGLDEDFTVIELEDVDDVFGQNSQFSNVSAQEMFDTIRLQRQDARARMNEDYAEVIASSDSSPEVQVYALEQYESLQTLSQQEERLETMIRAKGYEDALVITDTKANQVKIYVKAPDLSKAEVVEINMLAYEELGDKDIRVGFQPGDGKDDPTDGED; this is encoded by the coding sequence ATGGTCTTAAAACGACAAACCGTATGGCTATTAACGATGTTAAGTTTAATTATTGTACTTTCGGTCTATTACATTTCAATGGATCGTATTGACAATCAATATGCAATTGACAATGAAGAAGTAACTGGGGAAGAAATGGACAATGAAGGTGTAGGTATTGAAGGGTTAGATGAAGATTTTACAGTAATTGAGTTGGAAGATGTCGATGATGTTTTTGGGCAAAACTCACAATTTTCAAATGTCAGTGCACAAGAGATGTTTGATACAATTCGTTTACAACGTCAAGATGCACGAGCACGTATGAATGAAGATTATGCAGAGGTTATTGCTTCTTCTGATTCATCACCTGAAGTACAAGTCTATGCCCTAGAACAATATGAAAGCTTACAGACATTATCCCAGCAAGAAGAGCGGTTAGAAACGATGATTCGAGCAAAAGGCTATGAAGATGCACTAGTTATTACAGATACAAAAGCCAATCAAGTGAAGATCTATGTAAAAGCACCAGACTTATCTAAAGCAGAAGTTGTAGAAATTAATATGCTTGCTTATGAAGAGCTGGGTGATAAAGATATTCGTGTTGGATTCCAACCAGGTGATGGCAAAGACGATCCAACAGATGGTGAAGATTAA
- the accB gene encoding acetyl-CoA carboxylase biotin carboxyl carrier protein yields the protein MLKIQEIRELIKLIDQSSINEFKFEQNGSKVTMRKDIKGNAQVEPTQPVQNMQPVQESTQIVPAANPVVQEQVKSEPETKVTQEKSDEKPVEQDRSGLHTITSPMVGTFYAAPSPDSAPYVKVGDKVKTDSVVCIVEAMKLMNEIEAEVNGEIVEILVENGQLVEYGQEMFLVKPE from the coding sequence ATGTTAAAAATTCAAGAGATTCGTGAACTTATTAAACTTATTGATCAATCATCTATTAATGAATTTAAGTTTGAGCAGAATGGTTCAAAAGTTACAATGAGAAAAGACATAAAAGGAAATGCGCAAGTTGAACCAACTCAACCTGTTCAAAACATGCAGCCAGTACAAGAAAGTACACAAATCGTTCCCGCAGCTAACCCTGTAGTTCAAGAGCAAGTTAAGTCTGAACCTGAAACAAAAGTAACCCAAGAGAAATCAGATGAAAAACCTGTCGAACAAGACCGTTCTGGATTACATACAATTACATCACCGATGGTTGGAACGTTCTATGCTGCTCCGTCTCCTGATTCTGCTCCATATGTAAAAGTTGGTGACAAAGTAAAAACAGATTCTGTCGTTTGTATCGTTGAAGCTATGAAATTAATGAACGAAATCGAAGCAGAAGTTAACGGAGAGATCGTTGAAATTTTAGTGGAAAACGGACAGCTTGTAGAATATGGACAAGAAATGTTCTTGGTTAAACCAGAATAG
- a CDS encoding Asp23/Gls24 family envelope stress response protein, translating to MENHLIHMANDKEELGKVEISPEVIEVITGLAASEIDGVATMRGNFAAGVAERLGRKNNHGKGVKVDMSDEGIAVEIFVVTNYGVSIPEVCSKIQENIYQTIKNMTAIELTEVNVHVVGVHLEQKVDQEDNTKKEHGA from the coding sequence ATGGAAAATCATTTAATTCACATGGCTAATGACAAAGAAGAGCTAGGGAAAGTAGAAATTTCACCAGAAGTCATTGAAGTCATTACAGGTTTAGCGGCATCAGAGATTGATGGTGTTGCAACAATGAGAGGGAATTTTGCTGCTGGTGTTGCAGAGCGTCTAGGTCGGAAGAATAACCACGGTAAAGGCGTTAAAGTTGACATGAGTGATGAAGGGATTGCTGTTGAAATTTTCGTTGTTACAAATTACGGTGTATCAATTCCGGAAGTTTGTAGCAAAATCCAAGAAAATATTTATCAAACGATAAAAAACATGACAGCAATTGAATTAACAGAAGTAAATGTTCACGTTGTAGGTGTTCACTTAGAGCAGAAAGTGGATCAAGAAGACAATACAAAGAAAGAACATGGAGCATAA
- the accC gene encoding acetyl-CoA carboxylase biotin carboxylase subunit has product MIKKVLIANRGEIAVRIIRACKELGIKTVAVFSTADSDALHVRLADEAYCIGPTSSTDSYLNFTNIMSVATLTEVDAIHPGYGFLAENADFAEICAACKVTFIGPSPEAISQMGTKDVARSTMQKAGVPTVPGSDGIIEGVEEGVRVAEEIGYPVIIKATAGGGGKGIRVAKDEAELRKGISVTQKEAKANFGNPGVYLEKYIEDFRHVEIQIMADTHGNVIHLGERDCTIQRRLQKLVEETPSPAIDEKMRQEMGGAAVRAAQAVEYVGAGTIEFIYDHRENKFYFMEMNTRIQVEHPVTEMVTGIDLIKEQILVASGEKLSYTQEKVTFNGWAIECRINAENPDKNFMPSPGKIDMYLPPGGLGVRVDSAAFPGYTISPYYDSMIAKVITYGETREEAVSRMKRALGEFVIEGIDTTIPFHIRLFNHEVFVGGDFNTKFLEQYSLKPELEE; this is encoded by the coding sequence ATGATCAAGAAAGTTCTAATAGCGAACAGAGGAGAAATAGCTGTACGGATAATAAGAGCGTGTAAAGAGTTAGGGATAAAAACAGTTGCTGTATTTTCAACAGCTGATAGTGATGCTCTTCATGTTAGACTAGCTGATGAAGCGTATTGTATAGGACCGACATCGTCAACCGACAGTTACCTAAACTTCACAAATATCATGAGTGTAGCTACATTGACTGAAGTCGATGCAATCCACCCTGGTTATGGGTTTTTAGCCGAAAATGCCGACTTCGCTGAAATTTGTGCGGCATGTAAAGTTACATTTATCGGACCGTCACCTGAAGCAATTAGTCAAATGGGTACAAAAGATGTAGCAAGGTCGACGATGCAAAAAGCAGGGGTTCCAACCGTTCCAGGCTCTGATGGAATTATTGAAGGCGTAGAAGAAGGTGTACGTGTAGCCGAGGAAATTGGTTATCCTGTTATTATTAAAGCGACAGCAGGTGGTGGCGGAAAAGGAATCCGTGTAGCCAAAGATGAGGCTGAACTTAGAAAAGGAATTTCTGTTACACAAAAGGAAGCAAAAGCGAACTTTGGAAACCCTGGTGTTTATTTAGAAAAATACATTGAAGATTTTCGCCATGTTGAAATTCAAATAATGGCTGACACACACGGTAACGTCATACACTTAGGTGAGAGAGATTGTACAATTCAACGTCGTCTTCAAAAATTAGTAGAAGAAACCCCGTCTCCAGCAATTGATGAAAAGATGCGTCAAGAAATGGGAGGGGCTGCTGTTAGAGCAGCACAAGCTGTTGAATACGTTGGTGCAGGGACGATTGAATTTATTTATGACCACCGAGAAAACAAGTTTTACTTTATGGAAATGAATACACGTATTCAAGTAGAGCATCCTGTAACTGAGATGGTTACTGGGATCGACTTGATAAAAGAACAAATTTTAGTTGCCTCAGGGGAAAAGCTTTCCTATACTCAAGAGAAAGTCACCTTTAATGGATGGGCAATTGAATGTAGAATTAATGCAGAGAATCCCGATAAAAACTTCATGCCATCGCCAGGAAAGATTGACATGTACTTGCCTCCAGGAGGCTTAGGTGTTAGAGTCGATAGTGCTGCTTTTCCTGGTTATACGATTTCTCCATATTACGATTCAATGATTGCAAAAGTTATTACTTATGGAGAAACAAGAGAAGAAGCAGTTTCAAGAATGAAGCGCGCCCTCGGAGAATTTGTTATTGAAGGAATAGATACAACGATTCCGTTCCACATAAGATTGTTTAATCATGAAGTCTTTGTAGGTGGTGACTTTAATACGAAATTTTTGGAACAATACTCTTTAAAGCCTGAACTAGAGGAGTAA